The DNA segment AGTCAGGCTCTCCGTCCAGGTAGCGGGCGTAATGACGAGCCGACGGAAGCTCACCGCGAATCGTGAGCATTTCCTGCTGAACCTCGATGTGGTACTGATGCAGGGTAACATTGGTGGGGAGTAACCGTTCCCAGTGCCAGGCAAAGCTGCCCGGCTCAAGAACCTCGGTATCCCAGCCACCGGTCTTGGAAAAAACTACGCCGTAATGCATCGGCTCCAACAGAAATGTAGTCCACCCCAGAAAAAAGACGGTAGCCCCAAGCATGGCCAGCAAAATAAGTGTTACCGCAAATTTTCGCATACCACCTCCAGTGTTGTTGCGATACTACTTCACATAGTAAGCTGAACCCTCTACTATTACAACCGATGCCGTTGTTATCGACCGGACACACACTGGAAAGCCTCGCTGCACGGATTGCCTTTACCTCGCTGGGGTGTGCTGCAACTGCTACCATCCTGTATATCTTTGGCAGTTTTCAGGGTATTACCGATGCAGGACTCATTATCCTGCTGCAGATCATCGGCTGGTCCGCCGGTGTTACCGTCTGGATGACGTTCTACAGTTCGGCAGTTCTGATTGTACTGCGGTTTACCGGCAGGGAAACCGGGATCACCGGGCGCATGCTGAGAAACCTGCTGCAGGCGACTTTCTCACTGCTGCTGTTTGTGCTGCAAAGCTATATTTTGCTGATGACCAACAACGGCCTATGACTATGACAGAAGAGGGTATCATGAAAGACAACAACAGTTCCTCCACAATCCATGCGGTACGGGGTGCGGTACAGCTGCCGAAAGACAGCATCATGGCAATGCGCGACGGTGTCACCGAACTCATTCCGGCTCTTTGCAAGGCCAACGGGATATCCGAACCGGACATCGTCAGCATTCAGTTTACCCAGACCGATGATCTGACTGCTGCCAATCCGGCCCGTGAACTTCGCAGTATCGGCTTTGCATCCACCCCACTATTCTGTGCCGCCGAGCCTCTTTACCCGGATTACTTGCCGCGTACGGTACGTGTGCTGCTTACATTTCGCGGCAGTGCTGAACACGCACCACAGTCGGTATATCTTGGCGGTGCACGGGTACTGCGCAGTGACACATGAGAGCCCGACACTGCATCCTGCTCCAGAACAGGCAGCTCGAGGCGCGCGGCTGCTGGCTGAGGTGTTTCAGCAGCTTCGTTCGCAGCTGGTAATCGGGAATACCGGTACGGGAGTAGAGCAGTGGTGTGTAGAATATATTCGCCAGCATCGCGGCAGTCCCTCGCTGCGTGGGTACAATGGTTTTCCAGCCCGGATCTGTGTGAATCGCAACGAGGTTGCTGCCCATGGGGTTCCCGACGGGGTGCCGTTTTCACCAGGTGACATCGTTACCGTCGATATAGTTATTGAATATATGGGCTGGAAGATCGATTCGGCCTGGAGCTACGGGATACCACCAGTCCCTGGCGAACAACAGCGCCTGATTAACAGCGCCTGGCAGGCCTCGCTGCTTCCGCTGATAGCGCGTATGCGGCCCGATCCCGGGCGCCACGCCGCAGAACTGCTGCAGCATCTGCTTTCGGAATCCGGAATGCGGGCATGTGACGGGCTGGCAGGCCATGCCATCGGACGCGAGCTGCATATGCCCCCCAGAATTCCCTATGATCCGCGCATTTGCAGCATCCCCAGCGGCAGCCCCCAGCAGCCATTTGTGTTCTGCTGGGAACCGGTTCTCACCCCCGGCAGCAGTTCCCTGGTACAGCAGCCGGACGGCAGTTTTATTACTGCCGACGGATCACCAACAGCTCAATTCGAACACATGTTTCGTTGTGACTCCCGGCAGGGGATCCGACTGCTGAACCTGCAGCCAGCTCAGATTTACGCACAGCGGGATGCTGTTCTCCGGGCTCGCCCCCCATGGTAATGCACGCCCGGCTTTTCCCATATACCCTTGACTTTCTTTCTGCCAATGCGCTACTATGCGCCTCGTTCGATGCCGTCTTAGCTCAGCTGGCCAGAGCACGTGACTTGTAATCTCGGGGTCGTCGGTTCGAATCCGACAGACGGCTTTGTGCTTTTCTGCACAAATCATATTGACACGCGGAAATCCGCTGTGCTACTATCCGTTTCGAACGGGGAGATGCCCGAGCGGCCAAAGGGAGCAGACTGTAAATCTGCCGGCGTAGCCTTCGCAGGTTCGAATCCTGCTCTCCCCAATCCGGTTTCCATACACTACGTATGGAAACCTTTTTTTTTGCCATGTAATGTACTATAGTAGGGCGATACAATAGCTATGGTGGTTTCATGAAAGACTTCTATCAACACGGTCTGCAGTTTGGCTGCACCCAGTGCCATGCCTGCTGTCGCGGTGAACCGGGATATGTTATGCTGTCTCACCGTGATATCGAACAGCTCGCCACGCATCTCTGCCTCCCGACACGACAGTTCCTGCTGCAGTACTGCAGGCCGGTGGAGCGCTATCAGGGGGTGTTTATCAGCCTGATCGAGAAGCCGAATTATGACTGCATTTTCTGGGACGAGGGCTGCACCGTTTACCAGGCCAGACCTTTCCAGTGCAGCTCATATCCCTTTTGGGGATTTATCGTGAATAGCGAGGAATCATGGAAGCACGAGCAGTCATCCTGCCCCGGTATTGGCAGGGGCAAGCTGCATAGTGCCGAACACATCCGGGCACTGCTGGACCAGCGTTCACGTGAGCAGTATGCGCAGTGGAGTGAGTATTTTTCGGCGGAGGAGACTGGATGAAGATTCGCATCTGGGGTGCACGAGGCAGCCATCCAAAACCGCATACACCACAACAGATTCGCAGCAAGATCTCGGCAGTGGTTCAGCGCATTCAGGCCAGGGATGTAGCCTCAGCCGAGGCGCGTGAGGCATTTCTTGCCCGGCTGCCGGAGTGGCTGTTTGGCGGTTATGCCGGCAACACAGCCTGCATCTCGATACAGCTTGAGTCCGGTCCGCAGATCGTGTTTGATGCCGGCACCGGTATTACCGAATATTGGAGCGCCCTGCAGCAGGCCGGTACACCGCTACCGTCGGAATATCATATCTTTTTCTCTCATTACCATTATGATCATATCCAGGGATTTCCCTTTTTCGTGCCGGCCTACATCCCGGGCAACCGGCTTCATCTGTACAGTCCCCAGGCAAATCTGGAACAGACACTGCGCGACCAGATGCAGCATCCCATGTTTCCGGTCACCATCCAGGACAAAATGCTCGCCGATATCAGTTTTCACCAACTGAAACCGCGAGGCAGTGTTGCGGTGGCTCAACATCGCATCGACTGGGTGCCGCTCAATCACCCTGGCGGTTCCTTTGGCTATCTGATTGAGCACAACGGCATCAGGGTTCTGTATGCAACCGATGTAGATATCGGGGCTGATTATTATCAGCGAAGCGAAGAAAATCGACGGTTCTTTGAAAATCTTGATGCAATAATTCTTGATACCCAGTATACATTGGATGAAGCCTTGCAGAAACACGATTGGGGCCACACATCCTATGTGCATGGCGTGGATTTCGCACTGCATTGGGGTATAAAACAC comes from the Spirochaeta africana DSM 8902 genome and includes:
- a CDS encoding chorismate mutase, with amino-acid sequence MKDNNSSSTIHAVRGAVQLPKDSIMAMRDGVTELIPALCKANGISEPDIVSIQFTQTDDLTAANPARELRSIGFASTPLFCAAEPLYPDYLPRTVRVLLTFRGSAEHAPQSVYLGGARVLRSDT
- a CDS encoding YkgJ family cysteine cluster protein, encoding MKDFYQHGLQFGCTQCHACCRGEPGYVMLSHRDIEQLATHLCLPTRQFLLQYCRPVERYQGVFISLIEKPNYDCIFWDEGCTVYQARPFQCSSYPFWGFIVNSEESWKHEQSSCPGIGRGKLHSAEHIRALLDQRSREQYAQWSEYFSAEETG
- a CDS encoding M24 family metallopeptidase, translating into MTHESPTLHPAPEQAARGARLLAEVFQQLRSQLVIGNTGTGVEQWCVEYIRQHRGSPSLRGYNGFPARICVNRNEVAAHGVPDGVPFSPGDIVTVDIVIEYMGWKIDSAWSYGIPPVPGEQQRLINSAWQASLLPLIARMRPDPGRHAAELLQHLLSESGMRACDGLAGHAIGRELHMPPRIPYDPRICSIPSGSPQQPFVFCWEPVLTPGSSSLVQQPDGSFITADGSPTAQFEHMFRCDSRQGIRLLNLQPAQIYAQRDAVLRARPPW
- a CDS encoding MBL fold metallo-hydrolase, whose amino-acid sequence is MKIRIWGARGSHPKPHTPQQIRSKISAVVQRIQARDVASAEAREAFLARLPEWLFGGYAGNTACISIQLESGPQIVFDAGTGITEYWSALQQAGTPLPSEYHIFFSHYHYDHIQGFPFFVPAYIPGNRLHLYSPQANLEQTLRDQMQHPMFPVTIQDKMLADISFHQLKPRGSVAVAQHRIDWVPLNHPGGSFGYLIEHNGIRVLYATDVDIGADYYQRSEENRRFFENLDAIILDTQYTLDEALQKHDWGHTSYVHGVDFALHWGIKHLYMFHHEPSYDDQQLYINQKAARDYARSIGGGELKINLAREGEAIEV